From the genome of Euhalothece natronophila Z-M001, one region includes:
- a CDS encoding ParA family protein, with product MLTIACLSLSGGQGKTTTAVLLAKSLAQKGYTVLAVDADPPKQSLHLPRK from the coding sequence ATGCTAACCATTGCTTGTCTTAGTTTATCGGGGGGACAGGGGAAAACTACCACCGCCGTGCTTTTAGCTAAATCCTTAGCCCAGAAAGGATACACAGTGTTAGCCGTTGATGCCGATCCCCCAAAGCAATCTCTCCACCTTCCTAGAAAGTGA
- a CDS encoding BrnT family toxin has translation MDVEYDPKKAQINWQKHGVSFAEAEFVFYDPLAVHDIDPDASEEERFIALGMSSSGLLLVIVYTIRGDAFRLISARRATRQEAKAYEG, from the coding sequence ATGGACGTTGAGTACGATCCCAAAAAAGCACAAATTAATTGGCAAAAACATGGTGTTTCTTTTGCCGAAGCTGAATTTGTGTTTTATGATCCCCTTGCTGTCCATGACATTGATCCAGATGCATCAGAGGAAGAGCGTTTTATAGCACTGGGGATGAGTAGCTCAGGGTTGCTGTTAGTTATTGTTTACACGATCCGCGGTGATGCATTTCGGCTAATTTCTGCTCGTCGCGCCACACGTCAGGAGGCTAAGGCTTATGAGGGATGA
- a CDS encoding Hsp20/alpha crystallin family protein, whose protein sequence is MALVRWNPATEIDAFRRQMDRLFDEMTGDRALTPQWGQLPLELNDAGNNLELKAQVPGINPDDLDVTVNRDSVTISGEYRRENEAQNSYGSEFQYGKFSRTIGLPVGIQQDQVQADYNNGILTLHLPKVEEAANKKVKINFGDQQAIAGSSGQS, encoded by the coding sequence ATGGCATTAGTACGTTGGAATCCTGCTACTGAAATCGATGCTTTCCGTCGTCAAATGGATCGCCTATTTGATGAAATGACAGGTGATCGCGCTCTAACGCCGCAATGGGGTCAACTTCCCCTTGAACTAAACGATGCTGGTAATAATTTAGAACTGAAAGCCCAAGTCCCTGGCATCAATCCTGATGACCTAGATGTTACGGTAAACCGTGACTCTGTAACCATCAGCGGTGAATATCGTCGCGAAAACGAAGCACAAAACAGCTACGGCTCTGAGTTCCAATATGGCAAGTTCAGCCGTACCATTGGTTTACCCGTTGGCATCCAACAAGACCAAGTACAGGCGGACTACAACAACGGCATTCTGACGCTACACTTACCGAAAGTGGAAGAAGCGGCGAATAAGAAAGTAAAAATTAACTTCGGTGACCAACAAGCCATTGCGGGTTCCAGCGGACAGTCCTAA
- a CDS encoding helix-turn-helix domain-containing protein has product MRFHEAFDETLKECGISAKWLAQKAGLTPTTISEFRRGKKSLGVENFEKLLYALPKEVQEHFQQKVFINSIKGEGDIRTKIDSMSTEELSQLIIAIGQRIPEVNKLQKV; this is encoded by the coding sequence ATGCGATTTCACGAAGCCTTTGACGAAACCCTAAAAGAGTGCGGAATTTCAGCTAAGTGGCTAGCTCAAAAAGCGGGGTTAACCCCAACTACCATTAGTGAATTTCGTCGTGGGAAGAAGAGCTTAGGTGTGGAAAATTTCGAGAAGTTGCTCTATGCCCTGCCGAAAGAAGTGCAAGAGCATTTTCAACAGAAGGTATTTATCAATTCAATTAAGGGAGAAGGGGACATTCGGACAAAAATTGACTCAATGAGTACCGAGGAATTGTCCCAGTTGATTATCGCGATCGGTCAGCGGATACCTGAAGTGAATAAATTGCAGAAGGTTTAA
- a CDS encoding BrnA antitoxin family protein — MRDEYDFSKGKRGPAIPSKGKTRITIYLDDEILESFRERAEARGLGYQTLINEALKAHLKNSPEQPLTESDLRRVLREELANGTSD; from the coding sequence ATGAGGGATGAATATGATTTCTCGAAAGGGAAGCGTGGTCCTGCCATTCCATCAAAAGGAAAAACACGCATTACGATCTATTTGGATGACGAGATTTTGGAGAGTTTCCGAGAACGTGCGGAAGCTAGAGGGTTAGGTTATCAGACATTAATTAATGAGGCTTTGAAAGCTCATCTTAAAAATTCACCAGAGCAACCTCTTACCGAAAGTGACCTTCGTCGAGTTCTGCGGGAAGAGTTAGCGAATGGAACGAGCGATTAA
- a CDS encoding AAA family ATPase, producing the protein MKTVFDICLIDSPPQRSQICKSIIGAAHQILIPCEATVKGYGSLVRTLDAIKELTEIGVSQAQLLGVIPFAIAGLGIIRLMKVECVSKK; encoded by the coding sequence ATGAAAACAGTGTTTGACATTTGTTTAATTGATAGTCCTCCCCAGCGCAGTCAAATTTGTAAATCCATCATTGGCGCAGCCCACCAAATTCTAATTCCCTGTGAAGCCACAGTAAAAGGCTATGGTTCTCTAGTTCGCACCCTTGATGCCATCAAAGAATTAACAGAAATTGGAGTATCGCAAGCACAACTCTTAGGTGTCATTCCCTTCGCGATCGCTGGGTTGGGAATAATCAGACTCATGAAAGTCGAATGTGTATCCAAGAAATGA
- a CDS encoding DUF4238 domain-containing protein yields MSGSRHHVIPRFLLKGFATEKKTGQGFSQSSNKKKKKNQQVYTVVYEYNKSYQNNIKNVFVEKLFYGEKAEANCDNKITEQEKTYSRAIDELRNESKSIPIKDPIFSEFLCHLAMRSRALRQFSTKMANFTIEGISKCLSNHQNIIKLMESEIKNRLNLLTEEFYKCLGREMTTEEKQYLNSVLRNNPNLISNYIDSIPSELQGTFLSILESINLKKETKTAHNKALLGSTFENSKLQELNWYLVVEKEGYFVLGDTPVICQGGTDNQYRPFPCDLEPLWAVYLPISSHHLIVGTQETVIPTINSATLNTAIIKCSSSCFIAERQEEFLDASRLEIGKYHRYIEEMEPDQILSQALSEYGLTSE; encoded by the coding sequence ATGTCTGGTTCTAGACACCACGTTATTCCTAGATTTCTTCTTAAAGGCTTTGCAACTGAGAAAAAAACTGGCCAAGGTTTCTCTCAATCCTCGAATAAAAAGAAAAAAAAGAACCAGCAGGTTTATACAGTAGTCTATGAATATAACAAGAGTTACCAAAACAATATAAAAAATGTATTCGTGGAAAAACTTTTTTACGGTGAAAAGGCAGAAGCTAACTGTGATAATAAAATTACAGAGCAAGAAAAAACATATTCTCGCGCAATTGATGAACTAAGAAATGAATCTAAATCTATTCCTATTAAAGACCCAATTTTTTCTGAATTTTTGTGTCATTTAGCTATGCGTTCCCGCGCTTTGCGTCAGTTTTCTACCAAAATGGCTAATTTTACTATTGAAGGTATAAGTAAATGTTTATCAAATCATCAGAATATCATTAAGTTAATGGAATCAGAAATCAAGAATAGACTCAATTTGCTAACAGAAGAATTTTACAAGTGTTTGGGGCGTGAAATGACCACTGAAGAAAAACAATATCTTAACTCAGTGTTGAGAAATAACCCGAATTTAATTAGTAATTATATCGATTCTATTCCCTCAGAGTTACAAGGAACATTCCTTTCGATACTAGAGAGCATTAATCTTAAAAAAGAAACCAAAACGGCTCATAATAAGGCACTTTTAGGATCAACATTTGAAAATTCTAAATTACAAGAACTAAATTGGTATCTAGTAGTAGAAAAAGAAGGTTATTTTGTTTTAGGAGATACACCAGTTATCTGTCAAGGAGGAACTGATAATCAATATAGACCTTTTCCTTGTGATTTAGAACCTCTATGGGCAGTGTACTTACCTATTTCTAGTCATCATTTAATAGTGGGAACTCAAGAAACTGTAATACCTACCATCAATTCTGCTACGTTGAACACTGCTATTATCAAATGTAGTTCCAGTTGCTTCATAGCAGAAAGACAAGAAGAATTTCTTGATGCTAGCAGATTGGAAATTGGTAAATACCATCGCTACATTGAGGAAATGGAACCCGATCAGATTTTGTCTCAAGCTCTGAGTGAATACGGATTAACTTCTGAATAA
- a CDS encoding RNA recognition motif domain-containing protein, giving the protein MSIYIGNLNYSATQEDLSEVFAEYGTVKRVHLPADRETGRMRGFGFVEMSSESEESNAISELDGAEWMGRELKVNPARPRENKNSFGGGRKNQRF; this is encoded by the coding sequence ATGTCAATTTATATCGGTAATCTAAACTATTCAGCAACCCAAGAAGACTTGAGCGAAGTTTTTGCTGAATATGGAACAGTTAAGCGAGTTCATTTGCCTGCTGACCGAGAAACAGGTCGGATGAGAGGATTTGGCTTCGTTGAAATGTCATCTGAAAGTGAAGAATCCAATGCGATTTCTGAGCTTGATGGTGCAGAATGGATGGGGCGCGAATTAAAGGTTAACCCCGCACGTCCTCGTGAAAATAAAAATTCATTTGGTGGCGGTCGCAAAAACCAACGTTTCTAA
- a CDS encoding DUF3800 domain-containing protein produces the protein MINIYADETCTHPSQGKYLIISAITLESEVAKPIRKRINSLKANLPQSEFHFTKLTKNTVHQYKQLIDLLFEYYHQKESYKRGIFKPRAYRKITFDALFVEHQKIDNVTFNNGDAKLGFLRFYKTLLEFLVRKYYLQGQKFDIVPDDINLKKGLLTVNEHEIQLEGFDSVKHLINQDFELKNGIPNVIHRIQKHQSHAEPLLQLTDVILGLLKCKFNDSNLTGSKREKARREVLSYFEQRCEEAGIKLDLGNMYPYRSFNLWEFNSVEF, from the coding sequence ATGATCAATATCTATGCTGATGAAACTTGTACTCATCCCTCACAAGGGAAATATTTAATAATTTCAGCAATCACTCTTGAATCAGAAGTTGCTAAACCAATCCGAAAAAGAATTAACTCCTTAAAAGCTAACCTCCCACAGAGTGAGTTTCACTTTACTAAACTTACTAAGAATACAGTTCATCAGTATAAACAGCTTATTGATTTGTTGTTTGAATACTATCATCAAAAAGAGAGTTATAAACGGGGTATATTTAAACCAAGAGCTTATCGGAAAATTACGTTTGATGCCCTTTTCGTAGAACATCAAAAAATTGATAATGTCACCTTCAATAATGGAGACGCGAAACTGGGATTCTTGAGATTTTATAAAACGCTTCTAGAATTTCTAGTTAGAAAATACTATTTGCAGGGGCAAAAGTTTGACATCGTTCCTGATGACATTAACCTCAAAAAAGGACTATTAACAGTCAACGAACATGAGATTCAGCTTGAGGGGTTTGACTCGGTTAAACATCTAATTAACCAAGACTTTGAACTAAAAAACGGTATTCCTAATGTCATTCATCGAATTCAGAAACACCAATCCCACGCTGAACCGCTTTTACAACTAACCGATGTGATCCTTGGACTTTTAAAGTGCAAATTTAACGATTCTAATCTCACCGGTTCTAAACGAGAAAAAGCGAGGCGAGAAGTTCTCTCTTATTTTGAACAAAGATGCGAGGAAGCTGGGATTAAACTTGACCTTGGAAATATGTATCCCTATAGAAGTTTCAATCTCTGGGAATTTAACTCAGTAGAATTTTAG
- a CDS encoding tyrosine-type recombinase/integrase, translating to MKIDRHGQAKILTPEEIQLLFTQGFTNSRDRALFGICLYGACRIREACSLRTADVYTRKGAPREQLIIRKGNTKGKLSTRTVPVIEELRSLLIDYYPNPRTWFLFPGRHNKGHLHPDSAAKILREVCKKLDIEGVSTHSFRRTALTHMSNAGIPLRVIQEISGHRSLSVLQGYLEVTPEQVRGAASSLSMLGYSDHKVNDPPSSLEWEQGLKNEERESKQDIDWE from the coding sequence ATGAAGATAGATCGGCACGGGCAAGCGAAAATCCTCACTCCCGAAGAAATCCAATTACTCTTTACTCAAGGGTTTACTAACTCACGCGATCGCGCTTTATTCGGCATCTGTCTTTATGGCGCGTGTCGAATCAGAGAAGCCTGTAGCCTAAGAACCGCAGATGTTTACACCCGTAAAGGCGCTCCCCGAGAGCAACTTATTATCCGTAAAGGAAATACTAAAGGGAAACTTTCTACTCGTACCGTTCCCGTTATAGAAGAACTGCGCTCTCTTTTAATTGACTATTACCCCAACCCCCGAACTTGGTTTCTTTTCCCTGGTCGCCACAATAAAGGACATCTTCACCCTGACAGTGCCGCCAAAATTTTGAGAGAGGTTTGTAAAAAACTCGACATCGAAGGAGTTTCTACACACTCATTCCGCCGAACCGCTTTAACCCACATGAGTAACGCTGGGATTCCGTTGCGAGTCATTCAAGAAATCTCAGGGCATCGTTCCTTAAGTGTTCTACAAGGCTATTTGGAAGTCACCCCAGAGCAAGTGCGGGGTGCAGCGTCTTCTCTGTCGATGTTGGGCTACTCAGATCATAAGGTTAATGATCCCCCCAGTTCGTTGGAATGGGAGCAAGGGTTGAAAAATGAAGAACGAGAGAGCAAACAAGACATTGATTGGGAATAA